A single Microtus ochrogaster isolate Prairie Vole_2 linkage group LG3, MicOch1.0, whole genome shotgun sequence DNA region contains:
- the LOC102001378 gene encoding zinc finger protein 20-like — MHPLSICPQEELPYCFHSDCTSLPSHQQWEPVTFEDVAVNFTLGEWALLDSYQKELYRDVMKETFSNLISIGKTEEENIGEDYPSIRRNLSTHVVKGLYESECGIQYGETHRQIREPVGNADRPPGIAVCDNSVCANDAIGLSQSDVHRSDPTGEKPYEYQEDMDKSFKHKKYWKEFTYSESSLTLENPSREKPCENKLSNEHWRSPASAQDSQAARSGDNVLEYKQFEAALMACSYVQSYEKLQTGEKTFVCKQCGEAFINSSHLSKHHKTHTREKTFACKYCKKAFIHPRACYNHERTHTGDRPYVCKQCGKACIHSYHLLQHERSHTREKLYACKQCGKVFGRSSYLRKHERIHTGEKPYLCKHCGKAFSDPTTRNNHERTHTGEKHYVCKQCGKAFIRSSQLLIHERTHTGEKPYSCKHCGKAFTYSSACYIHERIHTGEKPYVCKQCGKAFTCSTYLHKHERIHTGEKPYSCKQCGKAFIQHRACYNHERIHTGEKPYVCVQCGHAFTFSKSLQIHERNHTGEKPYVCEQCGKAFTCSTYLHQHERIHNEKKSSG; from the exons CGTGGCTGTGAACTTCACTCTAGGAGAGTGGGCTTTGTTGGATTCTTATCAAAAGGAGCTCTACAGAGATGTGATGAAGGAAACCTTTAGCAACCTGATCTCCATAG ggaaaacagaggaagaaaatattgGAGAGGACTACCCAAGTATTAGGAGAAATCTGAG cactCATGTGGTTAAAGGATTATATGAATCTGAATGTGGTATTCAGTATGGAGAAACCCACCGGCAGATTCGAGAGCCTGTTGGTAATGCGGACAGGCCTCCTGGAATAGCAGTCTGTGACAACAGTGTATGTGCAAATGATGCCATTGGTCTTTCACAATCGGATGTGCATCGCAGCGATCCAactggagagaaaccatatgAGTATCAGGAAGATATGGACAAGTCTTTTAAACATAAGAAATATTGGAAAGAATTTACATATTCCGAGTCCTCTCTTACCCTTGAGAATCCttccagagagaaaccctgtgaaaaTAAACTCTCTAATGAGCACTGGAGGAGTCCTGCTTCTGCTCAGGATTCTCAAGCAGCGCGTAGTGGAGATAACGTCCTTGAATATAAGCAGTTTGAAGCCGCTCTCATGGCGTGTAGTTATGTTCAGTCTTATGAAAAACTCCAAACTGGAGAGAAGACATTTGTGTGTAAGCAGTGTGGCGAAGCCTTCATTAATTCTAGTCACCTTAGCAAACATCATAAAACTCATACTAGAGAGAAGACTTTTGCATGTAAGTACTGTAAAAAAGCTTTCATCCATCCCAGGGCCTGTTACAATCATGAACGAACTCACACTGGAGACAGACCTTACGTGTGTAAACAGTGTGGGAAAGCATGTATTCATTCTTACCACCTTCTCCAACATGAAAGGAGTCACACCCGGGAAAAACTTTATGCATGTAAGCAGTGTGGGAAAGTGTTTGGACGTTCTTCATACCTTCGTAAACATGagagaattcacactggagagaagccttattTATGTAAGCATTGTGGAAAAGCCTTCAGTGATCCCACAACCCGTAACAACCATGAAAGgactcacactggagagaaacactACGTTTGCaagcagtgtgggaaagccttcatcCGTTCTTCTCAGCTTCTGATCCACGAAAGAACTCACACCGGAGAGAAACCGTACTCGTGTAAAcattgtgggaaagccttcaccTATTCCAGCGCCTGTTACATCCATGAAAggattcacactggagagaaaccctatgtttgtaagcagtgtgggaaagcctttacGTGTTCCACATACCTTCACAAACAcgaaagaattcacactggagagaaaccttactcatgtaagcagtgtgggaaagccttcatcCAGCACAGGGCTTGTTACAATCACGAAAGAATTCACACCGGAGAGAAAccgtatgtatgtgtgcagtgtgggCATGCGTTCACTTTTTCAAAATCCCTTCAAATCCACGAAAGAaaccacactggagagaagccataTGTGTGTGAACAATGCGGGAAAGCCTTCACATGTTCGACATACCTTCACCAACACGAAAGAATTCACAATGAGAAGAAATCCAGTGGATAG